From the genome of Nasonia vitripennis strain AsymCx chromosome 1, Nvit_psr_1.1, whole genome shotgun sequence, one region includes:
- the LOC100679812 gene encoding uncharacterized protein LOC100679812 translates to MIFGLLVAGAFALATLRRYSVAQTATLTSLAFFLSSGLGGSISCCSATPVYGSMRATYSEASSSYFNMEPWLQPCGTPVAASLRKLPQRHSVHRALKRVKTQLRVAQNHFRKDLKDIHEIYSKVYKVLKEQYRMSWLPEKQLEWYHREVWCLEKGKKAERALPRLHDALQRFAITFHHLRAFRLKSNINADMTMIRRNEIIDGMNNEILRMLCEVETAILNLGLQLPVTHKSVIVTESSNWAREGDLTLMLIQDSGVLRLYQAFLNDWIRALRNATATGPGTCDPAMLRPLTSYFKPKKQQQPGAKKVNKQNPKRPKAHKMSEARKHQQAGKDQQERQLAQTSRRMARKKVMRKKQRKSF, encoded by the exons atgaTCTTCGGGCTGCTGGTGGCCGGAGCTTTTGCCCTCGCCACACTAAGGCGGT ATTCGGTGGCCCAGACGGCTACCCTGACGAGCCTCGCGTTCTTCCTCAGCTCGGGTCTGGGCGGCTCGATCAGCTGCTGCTCGGCGACACCGGTCTATGGCAGCATGCGCGCCACCTACAGCGAAGCCAGTAGCTCGTACTTCAACATGGAACCCTGGCTCCAGCCCTGCGGCACACCCGTCGCCGCCTCCCTCAGGAAGTTGCCTCAGAGGCACAGCGTCCACAGGGCGCTTAAGAGGGTCAAGACGCAGCTCAGGGTCGCGCAGAACCACTTTCGCAAGGATCTCAAGGACATTCACGAAATTTACTCTAAG GTGTATAAAGTGCTGAAGGAGCAGTACCGCATGAGCTGGCTGCCGGAGAAGCAGCTCGAGTGGTACCACCGCGAGGTCTGGTGTCTGGAGAAGGGCAAGAAAGCCGAGCGAGCTTTGCCGCGGCTTCACGATGCTCTCCAGAGGTTCGCCATCACTTTCCATCACCTGCGCGCCTTCAGGCTCAAGTCCAACATCAACGCCGACATGACAATGATTAGGCGGAACGAGATCATCGACGGAATGAACAACGAGATTCTCAGG ATGCTCTGCGAGGTGGAAACGGCGATCCTGAATCTGGGTCTCCAACTCCCGGTCACCCACAAGTCCGTCATCGTGACCGAGTCCTCAAACTGGGCTCGGGAGGGCGACCTCACCCTCATGCTGATCCAGGACTCTGGTGTGCTTCGTCTCTACCAAGCATTTCTCAACGACTGGATCCGGGCGCTGCGCAACGCTACAGCCACTGGTCCCGGAACCTGCGACCCGGCGATGCTGAGACCGCTCACGAGCTACTTCAAGCCCAAGAAGCAGCAACAGCCCGGCGCCAAAAAGGTGAACAAGCAAAACCCGAAGCGTCCCAAGGCTCACAAGATGTCCGAGGCCAGAAAACACCAGCAGGCCGGAAAAGACCAGCAGGAACGTCAGCTCGCCCAGACGTCCAGGAGGATGGCAAGGAAGAAGGTCATGAGAAAGAAGCAGAGGAAGAGCTTCTGA
- the LOC100114933 gene encoding uncharacterized protein LOC100114933 has protein sequence MAGTGSRKEDAISILKNDVYNTRVNTLNMMRKTLADQRKQADELLKKMDAYTERFIRRLQKQDKALAIVTQNIERHQQKLLEVTKQLEDPAHQGDDKKLLLNGLVVKYTKELDEMKHGEMKIEEKFKAARDWINDKIKRSGRTMGEYMRYIKILETQIKEMKEVLKEEIEDF, from the exons ATGGCCGGCACTGGCAGCAGAAAAGAAGATGCGATTTCCATACTAAAGAACGACGTGTACAATACGAGAGTGAACACCTTGAACATGATGCGTAAAACCCTGGCCGATCAAAGAAAGCAAGCGGACgagcttttgaaaaaaatggaCGCTTACACAGAGAGATTCATTAGGAGGCTACAGAAACAGGACAAAGCTTTGGCTATCGTGACGCAGAATATCGAGCGACACCAACAGAAATTGCTGGAAGTG ACTAAGCAGTTAGAAGACCCCGCGCACCAAGGGGACGATAAAAAGCTGCTATTAAACGGACTTGTGGTGAAATACACGAAAGAACTCGATGAAATGAAGCATGGAGAAATGAAGATCGAGGAAAAATTCAAGGCCGCACGCGATTGGATAAACGACAAAATCAAAAGAAGTGGCCGGACCATGGGAGAGTACATGAGatacattaaaatattggAGACACAGATTAAGGAGATGAAGGAAGTACTGAAGGAAGAGATCGAAGACTTCTGA